One genomic window of Desulfotignum phosphitoxidans DSM 13687 includes the following:
- a CDS encoding SagB/ThcOx family dehydrogenase, with protein MMGRTSPDPPVSAVRYHDYTSHVRYRISPHSLDFSRYPAPFKTYEYQERISLKQGTGTILGRNKDEGFNAPDPTVSQVLGDQVSCDEPVNLETVSQILGLSYGVTLADRSRGLLFRSVPSAGGLYPCQMYLSTHKIDDIETGLYYCDTIQGFLGRINPRPLGPEIFFSDPDPAEACLIITGIFYHSAWKYRERAFRYLLLDAGHLAEAVVQAARAVGVRGRIKYDFKDSCLIQGLNLDDSLEVPLACVSLGPGIAAGPGSDLKPFHPAKSGPEPATPVIYDILKEAYQAGISIARSPAVDSATHVFARKPDRMRPVPDPGPFETKSFFHAVTHRRSRRNFSSQNLPEPVWAAFLNRVFTRIFAGQDPDETGAAASGFLEMAMISRNMEGLAPGLYAFSKDGATLACRQTGVSAMDLARVCLDQAWIGRAAMNFLFVADLAAMEAALGARGYRYVMMHAGRVGQRLYMAAQELGLGCCGIGAMYDKEAAALLGLNHGSVLLYAVSAGPVK; from the coding sequence ATGATGGGTCGGACAAGTCCTGATCCGCCTGTGTCGGCTGTCCGGTACCATGACTACACCAGCCATGTCCGTTACCGGATTTCTCCCCATTCACTGGATTTTTCAAGATATCCGGCACCCTTTAAAACCTATGAATATCAGGAACGGATTTCGCTGAAGCAGGGAACCGGCACCATTCTGGGACGGAACAAAGATGAGGGGTTCAATGCCCCTGATCCCACGGTGAGCCAGGTGCTGGGCGATCAGGTGTCGTGTGATGAACCCGTGAACCTGGAAACCGTTTCCCAGATCCTTGGCCTGTCTTATGGGGTGACTCTGGCGGACCGAAGCCGGGGATTGCTGTTCCGGAGTGTGCCGTCGGCAGGAGGTCTGTATCCGTGTCAGATGTATCTGTCAACCCATAAGATTGATGATATTGAGACAGGTTTGTATTATTGTGATACGATCCAGGGGTTTCTGGGCAGAATCAATCCCCGGCCCCTGGGCCCGGAAATCTTTTTTTCGGATCCAGACCCGGCAGAGGCCTGCCTGATCATTACCGGGATTTTTTATCATTCCGCCTGGAAATACCGGGAAAGGGCTTTTCGGTATCTGCTGCTGGATGCGGGTCACCTGGCCGAAGCCGTTGTTCAGGCGGCCCGGGCCGTGGGAGTCCGGGGCCGGATTAAGTATGATTTTAAAGATTCCTGTCTGATTCAGGGCCTGAATCTGGATGATTCTCTGGAAGTGCCGCTGGCCTGTGTCTCTCTGGGGCCCGGAATTGCCGCTGGTCCGGGATCTGATTTAAAACCGTTTCACCCGGCAAAATCCGGCCCTGAACCGGCCACGCCGGTGATTTATGACATACTGAAAGAGGCGTATCAGGCAGGTATCTCCATTGCCCGGTCCCCGGCGGTTGATTCGGCCACGCATGTGTTTGCCCGGAAACCGGACCGGATGCGGCCGGTGCCCGACCCGGGACCATTTGAAACCAAGTCTTTTTTTCATGCCGTCACCCACCGGCGCTCCCGCCGCAATTTTTCTTCTCAAAACCTGCCTGAACCGGTGTGGGCGGCCTTTTTAAACCGGGTATTCACCCGGATCTTTGCCGGACAGGACCCGGATGAAACCGGGGCCGCAGCCAGCGGATTCCTTGAAATGGCAATGATCAGCCGAAACATGGAAGGACTGGCCCCCGGGCTGTATGCGTTCTCCAAGGATGGGGCTACCCTGGCCTGCCGGCAGACCGGTGTTTCGGCCATGGATCTGGCCCGGGTCTGCCTGGACCAGGCCTGGATCGGCCGGGCCGCCATGAATTTTTTGTTTGTGGCGGATCTGGCAGCCATGGAAGCCGCCCTGGGTGCCAGGGGGTACCGGTATGTGATGATGCATGCGGGCCGGGTCGGCCAGCGGCTGTATATGGCGGCCCAGGAGCTGGGGCTGGGATGCTGCGGGATCGGAGCCATGTATGACAAAGAAGCGGCTGCCCTGCTGGGTTTGAATCATGGCAGTGTCCTGCTTTACGCAGTATCGGCCGGACCCGTCAAATAG